A section of the Heterodontus francisci isolate sHetFra1 chromosome 7, sHetFra1.hap1, whole genome shotgun sequence genome encodes:
- the LOC137371886 gene encoding fibrinogen-like protein 1-like protein — MACDNLNPDLLYKSKQRTLYLISCLTFSQQDSQFSIMNFHKQLLAFAVILLSAQSFTLAAEGILTYKQMELKVANADMITEHQMDKIINLRDLLLKRAYSKDCAELFAQGSKDSGLYVIQPKGSRIIVVNCKMNYDCDGWTVLHRNTRGSEMIWNETWTTYKYGFGNAEGDHYFGNEYMYFITNQKWYKARIILEEEKHGEIRKSYAEYDIFRLGNEGTNYTLRLGTYKGGAGDALASNDNMVDNMPFSTRDSGHGDCASKYGGGWWFNSCSTENPFAMLTQTENIHWKPYCTNCKHATLMVKPVNMFCRSENMKLYMPY, encoded by the exons ATGGCTTGTGACAACTTAAATCCAGATCTCCTGTATAAAAGCAAACAGAGAACCCTATATTTGATTTCCTGTTTAACCTTCTCACAGCAAGACTCTCA GTTTTCAATCATGAATTTCCACAAACAGTTACTGGCTTTTGCAGTAATTCTGCTGTCTGCCCAAAGTTTtactttggcagctgaaggtataCTGACCTACAAGCAAATGGAACTTAAAGTAGCTAATGCTGACATGATAACTGAACACCAAATGGACAAGATCATAAATTTGAGAGATCTACTTCTGAAAAGAG CATATTCGAAAGATTGCGCAGAACTCTTTGCACAAGGTTCTAAGGACAGTGGCCTTTACGTGATTCAGCCAAAAGGGTCACGCATAATTGTGGTCAACTGCAAGATGAACTACGACTGCGATGGGTGGACCGTGCTTCATCGGAACACCAGAGGGAGTGAAATGATATGGAACGAGACGTGGACCACATACAAGTATGGGTTTGGCAACGCTGAGGGTGATCACTATTTTGGCAATGAATACATGTACTTCATAACCAACCAGAAGTGGTATAAAGCAAGAATAATTCTAGAGGAGGAGAAACATGGTGAGATTAGAAAGAGCTACGCAGAGTATGATATCTTCCGGTTAGGTAATGAGGGCACAAACTATACGCTGCGTCTTGGTACATACAAGGGTGGCGCTGGTGATGCTTTGGCAAGTAATGACAATATGGTTGATAATATGCCATTTAGTACAAGAGATAGTGGACATGGTGACTGTGCATCGAAGTATGGTGGTGGGTGGTGGTTTAATTCTTGCTCTACTGAAAACCCTTTTGCCATGTTGACCCAAACAGAGAACATTCACTGGAAACCTTACTGCACGAACTGTAAGCATGCCACTCTCATGGTCAAACCTGTCAATATGTTTTGCCGCAGTGAAAATATGAAACTGTACATGCCATATTAG
- the tmem177 gene encoding transmembrane protein 177 — MASRFVKKLTVFASKHRIKLLAVSCGGLFVANAFCHVFPQRTYGKLYQAWSRGVPAQLSDKLQDTFQEVLKDAGVHSTQNFTAFAAFSFQPVSAGVPWLPAGAIVGIPANFNSTDDEGKGITNRIVMINGRDVKWDSEVGKALKESLTFSSDAQKFAIAREIMYLQSNSPIIHSMVGSACLVGTYLTGVGAKQALGLYSGPVLLRGFYNLVVAAMGLVGYFLISDAVSHWLDYRTDHHTATISKNYAEGGIEFYDKVLARNRTFRSLLGKKGVEMYATNGNLFPKHWFRLKHAPYTSRKEMIENTLKDCWM; from the coding sequence ATGGCAAGTCGATTTGTTAAGAAACTTACCGTATTTGCTAGCAAACATAGAATAAAGTTGCTGGCTGTTTCCTGTGGAGGATTGTTTGTTGCCAATGCCTTCTGTCATGTTTTCCCCCAGCGGACATATGGAAAGTTGTACCAAGCTTGGTCAAGAGGAGTACCTGCTCAACTTTCAGACAAGTTGCAGGATACTTTTCAAGAGGTGCTTAAAGATGCCGGAGTTCATTCAACACAGAATTTCACAGCGTTTGCTGCCTTCAGCTTTCAGCCAGTGAGTGCGGGTGTTCCTTGGTTACCAGCTGGTGCCATCGTTGGCATCCCTGCCAATTTCAATAGCACAGATGATGAAGGGAAAGGAATAACCAATCGAATTGTCATGATCAATGGAAGAGATGTCAAGTGGGACAGTGAGGTGGGAAAAGCCCTAAAAGAATCCCTTACCTTTTCATCTGATGCACAGAAGTTCGCCATTGCAAGAGAGATTATGTATTTGCAGAGTAATAGCCCCATCATTCATTCAATGGTGGGATCAGCCTGTTTAGTGGGCACGTATCTGACTGGGGTGGGAGCAAAACAAGCCCTTGGCCTTTACTCTGGCCCTGTATTATTACGCGGCTTTTATAACCTGGTTGTAGCAGCAATGGGACTTGTGGGCTACTTTCTTATTTCTGATGCAGTTAGTCACTGGCTTGACTACAGAACAGACCACCATACAGCTACAATATCAAAGAACTATGCAGAGGGAGGTATTGAATTTTATGATAAAGTGCTTGCAAGGAATAGAACTTTTCGTTCCCTACTGGGCAAAAAGGGAGTGGAAATGTATGCAACAAATGGAAACCTGTTCCCGAAGCACTGGTTCAGACTAAAACATGCTCCCTACACCTCCAGAAAAGAAATGATTGAAAATACTCTAAAAGACTGCTGGATGTAA